A stretch of Carya illinoinensis cultivar Pawnee chromosome 14, C.illinoinensisPawnee_v1, whole genome shotgun sequence DNA encodes these proteins:
- the LOC122293464 gene encoding cell division control protein 6 homolog B isoform X1, translated as MPAIARSNADSTPQKRRLRSDTAAAQDSQPFTPVKWKSARRCTSASPNCPSNRAVIDSSENPGKSPVKKSPDRFVPNSKWNPVDTEQMRAVKEALHVSTAPSTVVCRENEQRRVLEFCKACVEQEKAGNLYICGCPGTGKSLSMEKAKHLLVDWAKEVGHQQPDVLSINCTSLAKTSDIFSKILGEAQPRKKVNGSTTSALQQLQNLYSQKPRSSAMKMMLIIADELDYLITKDRAVLHDLFLLTTLPFSRCILIGIANAIDLADRFLPRLQSLNCKPMVVTFRAYDKDQILTILQERLLALPYLVFQPQALELCARKVAAASGDMRKALCVCRSAIELLEAELRKSSRNFNLSTVEKALFEQQTTAADILRKQEIDVVRLDHMVVALSKTYRTPIVDTIQSLPQHQQIVLCSAAKLFHGGKKDTTVEELNRSYMDFCKSTLIPPVGSMELSTICRVLNDQGLLKVGQSRDDKSKRVTLRVDEADIAFALQGIRFFRKCFRQFCSKHIDS; from the exons ATGCCTGCCATCGCCCGATCTAACGCCGACTCTACTCCTCAGAAACGAAGACTCAGATCCGATACTGCGGCGGCGCAGGATAGCCAGCCTTTCACACCGGTCAAGTGGAAATCGGCTCGCAGATGCACATCTGCGAGCCCAAATTGTCCCTCCAAT AGAGCTGTCATAGATTCAAGTGAAAATCCTGGGAAATCACCAGTGAAGAAATCGCCTGATAGATTTGTTCCAAATTCGAAATGGAATCCGGTAG ATACGGAGCAGATGAGGGCGGTGAAGGAGGCCTTGCACGTTTCGACGGCACCATCTACCGTCGTGTGCCGTGAGAATGAGCAGAGGAGGGTTTTGGAGTTCTGTAAGGCATGCGTGGAGCAAGAGAAGGCTgggaatttatatatttgtgggTGTCCAGGGACCGGGAAATCATTGTCAATGGAAAAAGCGAAACACCTTCTGGTTGATTGGGCTAAAGAG GTAGGTCATCAGCAGCCGGATGTGTTAAGCATAAATTGTACTTCTCTAGCAAAAACATCGGATATTTTCAGTAAG ATACTCGGCGAAGCCCAACCGCGAAAGAAAGTCAACGGCTCTACTACCTCTGCTTTGCAACAGCTCCAGAATTTGTATTCTCAAAAGCCGCGGTCTTCCGCCATGAAGATGAT GCTGATAATTGCTGATGAGTTGGACTATTTAATTACTAAAGACAGGGCTGTGCTTCACGATCTTTTCTTGCTGACAACCTTACCTTTCTCCAGATGTATTTTGATTG GAATAGCTAATGCAATAGACCTAGCAGATCGTTTTCTCCCGAGACTCCAATCATTGAACT GCAAGCCTATGGTAGTAACTTTTCGGGCCTACGATAAAGATCAGATCCTCACGATACTGCAGGAGAGGCTGTTG GCACTTCCTTACCTTGTCTTTCAACCGCAAGCATTGGAACTCTGTGCCAGA AAAGTGGCTGCTGCCTCTGGTGATATGCGAAAAGCACTTTGTGTTTGCAG GAGTGCAATTGAGCTACTAGAAGCAGAGCTGAGAAAATCTAGCAGAAACTTCAATTTGTCGACAGTAGAGAAAGCATTATTTGAACAACAAACAACAGCTgctgatattttaagaaaacagGAAATAGATGTT GTGAGGCTTGATCATATGGTTGTTGCTTTGTCAAAGACGTATAGAACACCAATAGTGGATACCATACAATCTCTCCCACAACATCAGCAG ATTGTACTTTGCTCTGCGGCCAAACTTTTCCATGGAGGAAAGAAGGATACAACTGTAGAGGAG CTGAATAGGTCTTacatggacttctgcaaatcaACCCTAATCCCACCTGTTGGGAGTATGGAACTTTCAACCATATGCAGAGTTCTAAATGACCAG GGGCTTCTCAAAGTAGGTCAATCTCGAGATGATAAATCGAAAAGAGTGACATTAAGGGTAGATGAAGCAGACATCGCGTTTGCATTGCAG GGGATCCGTTTCTTTCGCAAATGTTTTCGGCAATTTTGCTCAAAGCACATAGACTCGTGA
- the LOC122293464 gene encoding cell division control protein 6 homolog B isoform X2 translates to MESDTEQMRAVKEALHVSTAPSTVVCRENEQRRVLEFCKACVEQEKAGNLYICGCPGTGKSLSMEKAKHLLVDWAKEVGHQQPDVLSINCTSLAKTSDIFSKILGEAQPRKKVNGSTTSALQQLQNLYSQKPRSSAMKMMLIIADELDYLITKDRAVLHDLFLLTTLPFSRCILIGIANAIDLADRFLPRLQSLNCKPMVVTFRAYDKDQILTILQERLLALPYLVFQPQALELCARKVAAASGDMRKALCVCRSAIELLEAELRKSSRNFNLSTVEKALFEQQTTAADILRKQEIDVVRLDHMVVALSKTYRTPIVDTIQSLPQHQQIVLCSAAKLFHGGKKDTTVEELNRSYMDFCKSTLIPPVGSMELSTICRVLNDQGLLKVGQSRDDKSKRVTLRVDEADIAFALQGIRFFRKCFRQFCSKHIDS, encoded by the exons ATGGAATCCG ATACGGAGCAGATGAGGGCGGTGAAGGAGGCCTTGCACGTTTCGACGGCACCATCTACCGTCGTGTGCCGTGAGAATGAGCAGAGGAGGGTTTTGGAGTTCTGTAAGGCATGCGTGGAGCAAGAGAAGGCTgggaatttatatatttgtgggTGTCCAGGGACCGGGAAATCATTGTCAATGGAAAAAGCGAAACACCTTCTGGTTGATTGGGCTAAAGAG GTAGGTCATCAGCAGCCGGATGTGTTAAGCATAAATTGTACTTCTCTAGCAAAAACATCGGATATTTTCAGTAAG ATACTCGGCGAAGCCCAACCGCGAAAGAAAGTCAACGGCTCTACTACCTCTGCTTTGCAACAGCTCCAGAATTTGTATTCTCAAAAGCCGCGGTCTTCCGCCATGAAGATGAT GCTGATAATTGCTGATGAGTTGGACTATTTAATTACTAAAGACAGGGCTGTGCTTCACGATCTTTTCTTGCTGACAACCTTACCTTTCTCCAGATGTATTTTGATTG GAATAGCTAATGCAATAGACCTAGCAGATCGTTTTCTCCCGAGACTCCAATCATTGAACT GCAAGCCTATGGTAGTAACTTTTCGGGCCTACGATAAAGATCAGATCCTCACGATACTGCAGGAGAGGCTGTTG GCACTTCCTTACCTTGTCTTTCAACCGCAAGCATTGGAACTCTGTGCCAGA AAAGTGGCTGCTGCCTCTGGTGATATGCGAAAAGCACTTTGTGTTTGCAG GAGTGCAATTGAGCTACTAGAAGCAGAGCTGAGAAAATCTAGCAGAAACTTCAATTTGTCGACAGTAGAGAAAGCATTATTTGAACAACAAACAACAGCTgctgatattttaagaaaacagGAAATAGATGTT GTGAGGCTTGATCATATGGTTGTTGCTTTGTCAAAGACGTATAGAACACCAATAGTGGATACCATACAATCTCTCCCACAACATCAGCAG ATTGTACTTTGCTCTGCGGCCAAACTTTTCCATGGAGGAAAGAAGGATACAACTGTAGAGGAG CTGAATAGGTCTTacatggacttctgcaaatcaACCCTAATCCCACCTGTTGGGAGTATGGAACTTTCAACCATATGCAGAGTTCTAAATGACCAG GGGCTTCTCAAAGTAGGTCAATCTCGAGATGATAAATCGAAAAGAGTGACATTAAGGGTAGATGAAGCAGACATCGCGTTTGCATTGCAG GGGATCCGTTTCTTTCGCAAATGTTTTCGGCAATTTTGCTCAAAGCACATAGACTCGTGA